Proteins co-encoded in one Candidatus Manganitrophaceae bacterium genomic window:
- a CDS encoding GAF domain-containing protein yields the protein MDDLEGLNEISALMTQGIEIDALFSKAFLKIQEHLPSLSIGALFLFSEERGTLELASSFQLPPEAIHPFQKNAPQLGSEVIEPVGKSGNAFFQDPQSDPGSFGASSEASPPLSDKGLFCGAVPLRYNRKVLGVFAFGPVRSGRLTPREQKWLQAVGDQMGLALERIRLQGVYLRREKEALALFHLSQAATSSLSIDAVVKIILNHVAEITDSEAIWIMLYNPTQRLLEMVAARGLSEQVPLNALILRPGQGILGEVFQREKPIVVPDMGKDPRLVYRDEAALCGITSLIGIPLMVKGKAIGVLSLFSPRSVEAGQIHQERLDFLTTVASQVAIAIDNAKLYQDLEQKVTELRRLQGQLIQTEKLSAIGELVSGVAHEINNPLTSVIGFTQLLLETTTNPRDRDFLEKIFSEAMSCSEIIRNLLTFARRHPAEKSFNNVNDLLRRALELKLYQLETDGIEVVERLSDAIPPAWVDPHQMQQVFFNIIHNAHQALLEKKKLSAGPLCLTLSSTLSNGNVSVSFHDTGTGILPEVLPKIFEPFFSTKEVGVGTGLGLSISYGIVKEHGGEILIENLYGQGVTFIVTFPLNEPEEGKKSGRSDRPGAYVGKKILIVDDTESVLEMCSYLLRAEGFHVDAVGSGQAALEHLRLGRYDLVLINAGLPGLPGPLFHDLILKEHPAVAERLLFLYEEGIDPEARRLLEERNQTLLAKPFGMIALKEAVYRSLTTSLKA from the coding sequence ATGGACGATTTAGAGGGACTTAACGAAATTTCCGCCCTGATGACACAGGGGATCGAGATCGATGCCTTATTTTCAAAAGCATTTTTGAAAATTCAAGAGCATCTTCCCAGCCTTTCCATCGGCGCGCTCTTCCTCTTTAGCGAGGAGAGAGGCACCCTCGAACTCGCTTCCTCCTTCCAGCTTCCCCCGGAGGCAATCCACCCGTTTCAAAAGAACGCGCCCCAACTCGGATCCGAAGTGATTGAGCCGGTCGGAAAGAGCGGGAACGCTTTTTTTCAAGATCCACAGAGTGACCCCGGCTCCTTTGGTGCGTCGTCCGAAGCGTCGCCTCCATTGAGCGACAAGGGGCTCTTCTGCGGCGCGGTTCCCCTTCGTTACAATCGAAAAGTGCTTGGGGTTTTTGCATTTGGGCCGGTCCGGTCCGGGCGACTCACCCCCCGGGAGCAGAAGTGGTTGCAGGCGGTCGGAGACCAAATGGGGTTGGCGCTGGAGCGAATCCGGCTTCAGGGGGTTTACCTGAGAAGAGAGAAAGAGGCCCTGGCCCTTTTTCACCTGAGTCAGGCGGCGACATCGTCCTTGTCGATCGATGCCGTGGTTAAAATTATTCTCAACCATGTTGCTGAAATCACCGACTCCGAAGCGATCTGGATCATGCTCTACAATCCGACCCAGCGACTGTTAGAGATGGTCGCGGCACGGGGTCTCTCCGAGCAGGTTCCCCTCAATGCGTTGATCTTGCGCCCGGGTCAAGGGATCTTGGGTGAAGTTTTCCAGAGAGAAAAACCGATTGTCGTTCCCGATATGGGAAAGGACCCGCGTCTGGTCTATCGAGATGAGGCGGCGCTCTGCGGCATCACCTCTTTAATCGGGATTCCGCTGATGGTAAAGGGGAAGGCGATCGGGGTCCTCAGCCTCTTCTCGCCGAGATCGGTCGAAGCGGGACAGATTCACCAAGAGCGGCTCGATTTTCTGACCACGGTGGCCTCCCAGGTGGCGATCGCGATCGACAATGCAAAACTCTACCAAGATCTGGAACAGAAGGTCACGGAGCTGAGACGACTACAGGGGCAGTTGATTCAGACGGAAAAGCTCTCGGCGATCGGGGAGCTGGTCTCGGGCGTTGCGCATGAGATCAACAACCCGCTGACGAGCGTCATCGGCTTCACCCAGCTGTTGTTGGAGACGACGACGAATCCCCGCGATCGAGACTTTCTTGAGAAAATTTTCAGCGAGGCGATGAGCTGCTCCGAAATCATCCGAAACCTGCTGACCTTTGCCAGGCGGCATCCGGCAGAGAAGAGTTTCAACAATGTGAACGACCTCCTTCGAAGAGCGTTGGAGCTGAAGCTCTATCAGCTGGAGACCGACGGAATCGAGGTGGTCGAACGCCTCTCCGACGCGATTCCTCCCGCCTGGGTCGATCCGCATCAGATGCAGCAGGTCTTCTTCAACATCATCCACAACGCCCATCAGGCGCTGCTGGAAAAGAAGAAGTTAAGCGCCGGTCCGTTGTGTTTAACCCTCTCCAGCACGCTGAGCAACGGAAATGTCTCGGTCTCCTTCCATGATACCGGTACGGGGATTTTGCCGGAGGTGTTGCCGAAAATATTTGAGCCGTTTTTCTCAACCAAAGAGGTGGGGGTCGGGACCGGCCTTGGGTTGTCGATCTCCTATGGGATCGTGAAGGAGCATGGCGGGGAGATCTTGATCGAAAACCTCTATGGCCAGGGGGTCACCTTCATCGTGACCTTCCCCCTCAATGAGCCGGAAGAGGGGAAAAAGAGCGGTCGTTCGGACCGGCCAGGCGCTTATGTCGGAAAGAAGATCTTGATTGTCGACGATACCGAATCTGTATTGGAGATGTGTTCCTACCTGCTCCGGGCGGAGGGCTTCCATGTCGATGCGGTTGGAAGCGGTCAGGCGGCGTTGGAGCATCTTCGGCTGGGCCGGTATGACTTGGTCTTAATCAACGCCGGACTTCCGGGTCTGCCCGGTCCGCTCTTCCACGACCTCATTCTAAAGGAGCATCCTGCGGTGGCGGAGCGCCTTTTATTTCTGTATGAGGAGGGGATCGATCCTGAAGCACGCCGTCTACTGGAAGAGAGAAACCAGACCCTCCTCGCGAAGCCGTTCGGCATGATCGCACTGAAAGAGGCGGTTTACCGCTCCCTCACGACCTCTCTAAAGGCCTGA
- a CDS encoding HlyC/CorC family transporter gives MVFEIILIAGLILLNAFFSAAEISVITARKSNIKSLSDKGNQRASLLYQLQSEPERFLATVQIGVTLVGSAAAAVGGIVAVEYIRPIFEGIPLLDRISEAASVFTMVLIISYVTLVVGELVPKSLGLKYPEQIALGLVKPLGLMEKALGPFVKTLTMSVRFFLRPIGGKIIPGSFISEEEIKYLLKEGREKGVFDQTEQELIHSVFEFNDISVKEVMVPRPKIHAIQIDTPFDEILKYVTENKFSRYPVYRTNINDITGILYFKDLMSAMIQDKGNKAVQLKELLHPAYFVPETMQVSRLMKELQRRRIQMAVVINEYGSVEGLVTMEDLVEEIVGEIQDEYDIEDRPVERLKDGSWVIDASLSVRDLRSDYGLPIPDSAEYETLGGFALSQLQNMPKGGEIIQYGDYKFTIVDMDGRRIAKLKVEKKPAMNKIPQKVSADK, from the coding sequence ATGGTCTTTGAAATCATATTGATTGCCGGCTTAATTTTGCTCAATGCCTTTTTCTCCGCAGCAGAAATTTCAGTCATCACCGCCCGAAAGAGCAACATCAAAAGCCTTTCAGACAAGGGAAATCAACGGGCCAGTCTCCTCTATCAACTTCAAAGTGAGCCGGAACGGTTTCTGGCGACGGTCCAGATCGGGGTCACATTGGTCGGCTCCGCTGCCGCAGCCGTCGGCGGTATTGTTGCCGTTGAGTACATCCGCCCGATTTTCGAGGGTATCCCCTTGCTGGACCGAATCAGCGAGGCCGCTTCTGTTTTCACAATGGTTCTTATTATTTCTTACGTGACCCTGGTGGTGGGCGAGTTGGTTCCGAAATCGCTCGGACTAAAATACCCCGAACAGATCGCCTTGGGACTTGTGAAACCGCTCGGGCTGATGGAGAAGGCGCTCGGTCCATTTGTTAAAACTTTGACCATGTCGGTTCGGTTTTTCTTAAGGCCGATCGGCGGCAAGATCATTCCCGGCAGCTTCATCTCGGAAGAAGAGATCAAATATCTTCTCAAGGAGGGACGGGAGAAGGGTGTTTTTGATCAAACCGAGCAGGAGCTCATTCACAGTGTCTTTGAATTTAATGACATATCAGTAAAAGAGGTCATGGTCCCCCGGCCGAAAATCCACGCCATCCAGATCGACACCCCGTTCGACGAAATTTTAAAGTACGTAACGGAAAATAAATTCTCGCGTTATCCTGTTTACAGGACGAATATCAATGACATCACCGGTATTCTTTACTTTAAAGATCTGATGTCGGCGATGATCCAAGACAAGGGGAACAAAGCGGTCCAGTTAAAAGAGCTTCTGCATCCTGCTTATTTCGTGCCGGAGACGATGCAGGTCAGCCGCTTGATGAAAGAGCTGCAGCGGCGGCGGATCCAAATGGCGGTCGTCATCAACGAATATGGAAGTGTGGAAGGGCTGGTGACAATGGAAGACCTGGTCGAGGAGATCGTCGGGGAGATTCAGGACGAATATGATATTGAAGACCGTCCGGTGGAGCGTCTTAAGGATGGCTCTTGGGTGATCGATGCCTCCCTCTCCGTCCGGGATCTTCGAAGCGATTATGGCCTTCCGATTCCCGATTCGGCCGAGTATGAAACTCTGGGAGGGTTTGCCCTCTCCCAGCTTCAAAACATGCCGAAAGGGGGAGAGATTATTCAGTACGGTGACTATAAATTTACCATTGTAGACATGGATGGCCGTCGGATCGCAAAGTTGAAGGTCGAGAAAAAACCCGCCATGAACAAAATTCCTCAAAAAGTATCGGCTGACAAATAA
- a CDS encoding Rrf2 family transcriptional regulator encodes MIHLSAKSEYAVLALLALSLHAGPGPLQVKMIAQREKIPARFLEQVMNLLKKHGFVESVRGPYGGYRLTKPPEQIRLGEILQAIEGPFVAIDSISRRQSDSLEPPEEGENTLLKEVWDEVGTSLREHLDSINFKDLSERKKEMERKQVLMFHI; translated from the coding sequence ATGATCCACCTCTCTGCAAAAAGTGAATACGCTGTTTTAGCCCTTTTGGCCCTCTCCCTCCATGCAGGACCCGGTCCGCTTCAGGTTAAAATGATTGCCCAGCGTGAGAAGATTCCGGCGCGATTTCTGGAACAAGTGATGAATCTCCTTAAAAAACATGGGTTTGTTGAGAGTGTCCGAGGACCTTATGGCGGCTATCGTTTGACCAAGCCGCCTGAACAGATCCGCCTAGGAGAGATCTTACAAGCAATCGAAGGTCCTTTTGTCGCCATCGATTCCATTTCCCGCCGGCAGAGCGATTCGCTGGAGCCACCAGAAGAGGGGGAAAACACCCTCCTCAAAGAGGTCTGGGATGAGGTCGGAACCTCGCTGAGAGAACATCTCGACTCGATTAACTTCAAAGACCTCTCCGAACGGAAAAAAGAGATGGAGAGAAAACAGGTATTGATGTTTCATATCTAA
- a CDS encoding adenylyl-sulfate reductase subunit alpha gives MERKVIDTDILIIGGGTAGCMAAVEAKERYPQLSVTILEKAHIDRSGCLAGGMNAINAYLNKGETPESFTRYVRADSCGLIREDLVQSMSELFEYCVKKVEKWGLPILCDDQGNYLPRGRWNIKINGESLKPILAKAARSAGAQVFNWVVVTNLLTDGERVAGAVGFSLRNGIFYVVKAKATIIATGGAAGLYRPNNPGDASHKTWYCPYNTGAGYAMGIRAGAEMTSFEMRYVALRTKDTIAPTGTIALGVKAPQVNAKGEQFMKTRYAHLGGDGAPTPYRTYGPLMEIKEGRGPVYLDTRGLTAEQVRELKSAYLDMYPSMVLYWAANNIDPSKEPIEVQTTEPYIVGGHCQAGYWVDGDRRTTVKGLYAAGDVAGGAPYKFVSGCWAEGVLAARAAGTDIAGLPPIALSEEQIAAEEARAFEPIKRQGKVRYPIAPTDMEARLQKLLEQYAGGASTYYEMNEEMLQIARQRLSKFPEDFDKLVANDLHQLMKVHEIIDRVDVAQTLVEHLLHRRETRWPSYQTRTDYPERDDVNWLKFVNTRRDPKTGKIEVLTRPYEQLIPGDRYKP, from the coding sequence ATGGAACGAAAGGTCATCGACACAGACATCCTCATCATCGGCGGCGGAACGGCCGGCTGCATGGCGGCGGTGGAGGCGAAGGAGCGCTATCCGCAACTCTCCGTCACGATTTTAGAAAAGGCCCACATCGATCGAAGCGGCTGCCTTGCCGGCGGTATGAATGCCATCAACGCCTACCTGAACAAGGGGGAGACGCCGGAGAGCTTCACCCGTTATGTTCGGGCCGACTCCTGCGGGCTGATTCGGGAAGATCTGGTCCAGTCGATGTCCGAGCTCTTTGAATATTGTGTGAAGAAGGTCGAGAAGTGGGGACTGCCGATCCTCTGTGACGACCAGGGAAACTACCTGCCGCGAGGTCGATGGAACATCAAGATCAACGGCGAGTCGCTGAAGCCGATCCTGGCGAAAGCAGCCCGCTCGGCGGGAGCGCAGGTCTTCAATTGGGTCGTCGTCACCAACCTCCTGACCGACGGAGAACGGGTGGCCGGCGCGGTCGGCTTCTCGCTCCGAAATGGCATCTTCTATGTCGTCAAAGCCAAAGCGACGATCATCGCCACCGGCGGCGCGGCGGGACTTTACCGGCCGAATAATCCCGGCGACGCCTCCCACAAGACATGGTATTGTCCCTACAACACCGGCGCCGGGTATGCGATGGGAATCCGCGCCGGGGCCGAGATGACCTCCTTTGAAATGCGCTATGTCGCCCTTCGGACGAAAGATACCATCGCGCCGACCGGGACCATCGCCCTCGGCGTCAAAGCGCCGCAGGTCAACGCCAAAGGGGAACAGTTCATGAAAACCCGCTACGCCCACCTCGGCGGCGACGGCGCGCCGACCCCCTATCGGACCTATGGCCCGCTGATGGAGATTAAGGAGGGACGCGGGCCGGTCTATCTCGACACCCGCGGCCTCACCGCGGAGCAGGTGCGCGAGCTGAAGTCAGCGTATCTCGATATGTATCCTTCGATGGTCCTTTACTGGGCCGCCAACAACATCGATCCATCAAAGGAGCCGATCGAGGTTCAAACGACCGAGCCGTACATCGTCGGCGGTCATTGCCAGGCCGGTTATTGGGTCGACGGCGATCGCCGGACCACTGTCAAAGGGCTTTATGCCGCGGGAGATGTCGCAGGCGGCGCTCCGTATAAGTTCGTCTCCGGCTGCTGGGCGGAGGGGGTTCTTGCCGCCCGGGCCGCCGGGACCGATATCGCTGGCCTGCCGCCGATCGCTCTTTCGGAAGAACAGATCGCCGCCGAAGAAGCGCGCGCTTTCGAACCGATTAAAAGACAAGGGAAAGTCCGCTATCCGATCGCGCCCACAGACATGGAGGCGCGCCTTCAAAAACTGCTGGAGCAATACGCCGGCGGCGCCTCCACCTATTATGAGATGAACGAAGAGATGCTCCAGATCGCGCGGCAGCGGCTCTCCAAATTCCCGGAGGACTTCGACAAGCTCGTCGCAAATGACCTTCATCAGTTGATGAAAGTCCATGAGATCATCGATCGGGTCGATGTCGCCCAAACGCTGGTCGAGCACCTTCTCCACCGGAGAGAGACCCGCTGGCCTTCCTACCAGACAAGAACCGACTATCCGGAGCGGGATGATGTCAATTGGCTCAAATTCGTGAACACCCGACGGGACCCCAAAACGGGGAAGATCGAGGTGCTGACCCGCCCCTACGAGCAGTTGATCCCTGGAGATCGGTATAAGCCGTAG
- a CDS encoding 4Fe-4S binding protein, translating to MPVWVDPEKCNGCYGASQPPCLRMCPGDLIVKDHTANKAYLKYPEDCWDCLPCVKVCPEEAIEFHLSYQFGGKGAKLIPHIHKTHDQISWELIDTQGNSETFTIRTKLMPVALDEKVEGGTQTLDFSI from the coding sequence ATGCCGGTTTGGGTAGATCCAGAGAAGTGCAACGGCTGTTATGGCGCCAGCCAGCCCCCCTGTCTTCGAATGTGTCCGGGCGACCTGATTGTAAAAGACCATACCGCCAACAAGGCCTATTTAAAGTATCCGGAAGATTGCTGGGACTGTCTCCCCTGCGTCAAGGTCTGTCCGGAAGAGGCGATTGAGTTCCACCTTTCTTATCAATTTGGCGGAAAGGGGGCCAAGCTGATCCCCCATATCCATAAAACGCACGATCAGATCTCCTGGGAGCTGATCGATACGCAAGGGAACAGCGAAACCTTTACGATCCGGACAAAACTGATGCCGGTGGCGCTCGATGAGAAGGTCGAGGGAGGAACGCAGACGCTCGATTTTTCAATCTAA
- the sat gene encoding sulfate adenylyltransferase, with protein sequence MAISVPHGGRLINCFVDSKEVDRLTQKASQLKKIELTPREISDLELIAAGVFSPLEGFMRSADYQSVLDRMRLANNLPWSLPITLSVTAAEAAGLKEGMEVALVQETGLALAILKIEEIYPFNKEKEAVAAYGTNDASHPGVAYTQTLGDFYLGGKIEMLRRSPIQRFHEHQMDPAQTRKLFEDKGWKRIVAFQTRNPIHRAHEYIQKCALEITDGLLLHPIVGETKSDDVPADVRMRCYKVLLENYYPKDRTILSVFPAAMRYAGPKEAIFHAICRKNYGVTHFIVGRDHAGVGNFYGSFDAHHIFNKFAEGELGIQPLFFDHTFYCKRCLGMVSAKTCPHDASEHIALSGTKVREMLRAGTKPPPEFSRAEVAEILIEAMSDQAKAGK encoded by the coding sequence ATGGCGATATCCGTTCCGCATGGCGGCAGGTTGATCAATTGTTTTGTCGATTCGAAAGAGGTCGACCGGCTGACACAGAAAGCCTCCCAGCTGAAAAAAATCGAATTGACCCCGCGCGAGATCTCCGACCTGGAATTGATCGCAGCCGGCGTCTTCTCCCCGCTGGAGGGGTTCATGAGAAGCGCCGATTATCAGAGTGTGCTTGATCGGATGCGGCTCGCGAACAATCTCCCCTGGAGTCTTCCGATCACCCTTTCCGTCACTGCCGCAGAGGCTGCGGGGCTGAAAGAGGGGATGGAGGTCGCACTCGTTCAGGAGACCGGATTAGCGCTCGCCATTCTGAAAATAGAGGAGATTTATCCTTTCAATAAAGAGAAAGAGGCGGTCGCCGCCTATGGGACGAACGACGCAAGCCATCCCGGCGTCGCCTACACGCAGACGCTCGGCGATTTCTATCTCGGCGGGAAGATCGAAATGCTCCGCCGCTCCCCGATTCAACGCTTTCATGAACACCAGATGGACCCGGCCCAAACGCGCAAGCTCTTTGAGGACAAAGGCTGGAAACGGATCGTTGCCTTCCAGACCCGAAACCCGATTCACCGTGCCCACGAATATATTCAGAAATGCGCGCTGGAGATCACCGACGGTCTTCTCCTCCACCCGATCGTCGGTGAGACCAAGAGTGACGATGTCCCCGCCGACGTACGGATGCGCTGCTACAAGGTCCTTCTTGAGAACTACTATCCGAAGGACCGAACGATCCTGTCTGTCTTTCCGGCGGCGATGCGCTACGCCGGTCCGAAGGAAGCGATCTTTCACGCCATCTGCCGAAAAAATTACGGGGTCACCCACTTCATCGTCGGCCGCGATCACGCCGGCGTCGGGAACTTCTACGGCTCGTTCGACGCACACCATATTTTCAACAAATTCGCCGAGGGTGAACTTGGCATCCAGCCGCTTTTCTTCGACCATACCTTTTACTGCAAGCGCTGTTTGGGAATGGTTTCAGCCAAGACCTGCCCGCACGATGCTTCGGAACATATCGCCCTCTCCGGGACCAAGGTCCGCGAGATGCTCCGGGCCGGAACCAAACCTCCCCCGGAGTTCAGCCGCGCCGAGGTTGCCGAGATCTTAATTGAAGCGATGTCGGATCAGGCGAAAGCGGGGAAATGA
- a CDS encoding Mrp/NBP35 family ATP-binding protein, with protein MAPEKDLKTILKKIHFTDDAQVMKQLVDQSLQVKIRMGQIRRKIVIMSGKGGVGKSMTTANISLAFARQGHKVGILDVDLNGPCIPRMLGVKGRFEFTAEGAIPPAGPYDTKVASMDFFLRQEDSPVRWKGPMELSPVWLGLMEMNVIREFLGDVNWGEIDYLFTDLPPGAAADKPPVIAGFIPELDGAVVVTTPSEVAKTVVKKSIVYARDLGIPVIGLVENMSGALCPECKAAVPFFEGGCEDLCEELDVPLLGKIPFDREMSHACDSGKPLSPEHPISRRFDEIANRIQQLLDFKKIVADKL; from the coding sequence ATGGCACCCGAGAAAGACCTAAAAACCATCCTCAAAAAGATTCATTTCACCGATGACGCCCAGGTGATGAAACAGCTGGTCGACCAATCGTTGCAAGTGAAAATCCGGATGGGCCAAATTCGTCGAAAAATCGTCATCATGAGCGGAAAGGGGGGGGTCGGCAAGAGCATGACGACCGCCAACATTTCACTCGCCTTTGCCCGGCAGGGCCACAAAGTCGGCATCCTCGACGTCGATTTAAACGGCCCCTGCATCCCGAGAATGCTCGGCGTCAAAGGACGGTTTGAGTTTACCGCCGAAGGGGCGATTCCACCGGCCGGCCCCTACGACACCAAGGTCGCCTCGATGGACTTCTTTCTCCGCCAAGAAGACTCGCCGGTCCGCTGGAAGGGCCCGATGGAGCTCTCACCGGTCTGGCTGGGCTTGATGGAAATGAACGTCATCCGCGAATTCCTCGGCGACGTCAACTGGGGCGAGATCGACTACCTCTTCACCGATTTGCCTCCCGGCGCCGCCGCCGACAAGCCGCCGGTCATCGCCGGATTCATCCCGGAGCTCGACGGCGCGGTCGTCGTCACCACCCCGTCGGAGGTCGCCAAAACGGTCGTGAAGAAATCAATTGTCTATGCCCGCGATCTCGGCATTCCGGTGATCGGATTGGTTGAAAACATGAGCGGCGCCCTCTGCCCCGAGTGCAAGGCTGCCGTCCCCTTCTTTGAAGGAGGATGCGAAGACCTCTGCGAAGAGCTCGACGTGCCGCTCTTGGGCAAAATCCCTTTCGACCGCGAGATGTCGCATGCCTGCGATTCAGGCAAGCCGCTCTCACCGGAGCACCCGATTTCGAGACGCTTTGATGAAATTGCCAATCGGATTCAACAGCTGTTGGATTTTAAAAAGATCGTTGCCGACAAATTGTAA
- a CDS encoding PCP reductase family protein: MKFVCMKCESFMTFENVQTPGEQSLGVTFACPTCSAKVAMVTNAGETAMVQALGVKLGGRTAPAEPMELTRQTLKEAPDSFSKPAPSPAAQKEMLAAEMAKASSTGGGTCPFSSMVAQMQGGAKEESIGELTWTKEAQERIEKVPSFMRPMIQMGIESYARRNGLSTITEQVMDASKNDQGEMVWSKEAEQRLDNIPSFIRPMAKKEIERIAKERGEKEISAALMEEAKSKFIGMGY; encoded by the coding sequence ATGAAGTTCGTTTGTATGAAATGTGAAAGTTTCATGACCTTTGAGAACGTCCAAACGCCGGGAGAACAGTCGCTCGGCGTGACCTTCGCCTGTCCCACCTGTAGCGCCAAGGTTGCGATGGTCACCAACGCGGGAGAGACAGCGATGGTCCAGGCGCTCGGCGTAAAATTGGGCGGGCGCACCGCTCCGGCCGAGCCGATGGAGCTGACCCGCCAGACGTTGAAAGAGGCCCCCGACAGCTTCAGCAAACCGGCCCCCTCTCCGGCGGCTCAGAAAGAAATGCTTGCCGCCGAAATGGCCAAAGCCTCTTCTACCGGGGGGGGAACCTGTCCCTTCTCCAGCATGGTGGCCCAAATGCAGGGAGGCGCCAAGGAAGAGTCGATCGGTGAATTGACCTGGACCAAAGAGGCGCAAGAGCGGATCGAGAAGGTTCCTTCTTTCATGCGTCCGATGATTCAGATGGGAATCGAGAGCTATGCCCGGCGAAACGGCCTCTCGACCATTACAGAACAGGTAATGGATGCCTCCAAGAACGATCAGGGAGAAATGGTCTGGTCGAAAGAGGCCGAACAGCGCCTCGACAACATCCCCTCGTTCATCCGCCCGATGGCGAAGAAAGAGATCGAGCGGATCGCGAAAGAGCGGGGAGAGAAAGAGATCTCCGCCGCGCTGATGGAGGAGGCCAAGTCCAAATTCATCGGCATGGGCTATTAA
- a CDS encoding iron-containing redox enzyme family protein yields the protein MDAQAFIHSLEEEILHHEAVHHPFLKRFASEKLTVEQIQTFGLQHYQLVKIFVNYMTNLLPKIPDKDAADLFRTVFDDEFGQHTIFRSHPALYRHFLKTLGLPDEAWGRVKLLPETATFVEGHKELTRGKDFLFALGAIGPGHEFSIPTMFAYLIEGIQKNTNLTDEDVEYFSLHIVEDVEHAVVFNKLISRHVETEEGQKRLRDGALQSLAYRKTFWDGLQRAVFGR from the coding sequence ATGGATGCGCAGGCTTTCATCCACTCCCTTGAGGAAGAGATCCTGCATCACGAAGCGGTGCATCATCCCTTCCTCAAGCGCTTTGCCTCCGAAAAGTTGACGGTCGAGCAGATCCAGACATTCGGCTTACAGCATTATCAGCTCGTCAAGATCTTCGTAAATTACATGACCAATCTGCTGCCGAAGATTCCGGATAAGGATGCGGCCGATCTCTTCCGGACCGTCTTCGACGACGAGTTCGGCCAGCACACGATCTTCCGAAGCCACCCCGCCCTTTATCGACATTTCCTGAAGACGCTCGGCCTGCCGGACGAGGCGTGGGGACGGGTTAAGCTCCTCCCCGAAACCGCCACCTTCGTGGAGGGCCACAAGGAGCTGACCCGGGGAAAAGATTTCCTCTTCGCCCTCGGCGCCATCGGGCCGGGACATGAGTTCTCCATCCCGACGATGTTCGCCTACCTGATCGAGGGGATACAGAAGAATACGAACCTGACCGATGAGGATGTCGAATACTTCTCCCTCCACATCGTCGAAGATGTCGAGCATGCCGTCGTCTTCAACAAGCTCATCTCCCGACATGTCGAAACCGAAGAGGGCCAAAAACGCCTTCGCGACGGCGCCCTGCAGTCGCTCGCCTACCGGAAAACCTTCTGGGACGGACTGCAGCGGGCGGTCTTCGGTCGATAA
- a CDS encoding anhydro-N-acetylmuramic acid kinase, protein MKVIGLISGTSSDGIDAALVDIGQRRGRIDMKLLAFEVYPYPRSLQRQLIDLASGFPHSVAALCHLNFYVGELFSEAACEIAKKYRISLRKIALIGSHGQTVHHLPVPKREGKREIRSTLQIGEPSVIAERTGITTVADFRPRDMAAGGEGAPLTPYLHALLFSHTKRSRAIVNIGGISNVTYLKAGASLDQTLAFDMGPGNMLIDGLVRTLTGGRKEIDKGGTMARRGKVDTALLSELMRHPFIRRKPQKSTGREMFGQEMVGFILQASRRQRIPAEDLIATATAFTAAAISENIQRFLLSQGGLDEVIVGGGGVRNPVLMGRLAEALDPIPVEPFEAVNQESRAIEAMTFALLAYQTLHLQPTNIPSVTGARHPVLLGKIIPGALSKSR, encoded by the coding sequence ATGAAAGTCATCGGATTGATTTCCGGAACCTCGTCGGACGGCATCGATGCGGCCTTGGTCGATATCGGACAGCGGCGCGGCCGGATCGACATGAAGCTTCTCGCCTTTGAGGTCTATCCCTATCCGAGATCGCTCCAGCGGCAACTGATCGATCTTGCCTCCGGCTTCCCGCATTCGGTCGCCGCGCTCTGTCATTTAAACTTCTACGTCGGTGAGTTGTTTTCCGAGGCGGCTTGCGAGATTGCCAAAAAATATCGGATCTCTCTTCGAAAGATCGCCCTCATCGGCTCGCACGGCCAGACCGTCCACCATCTTCCGGTTCCGAAGCGGGAGGGGAAGCGAGAGATCCGCTCCACCCTCCAGATCGGCGAGCCGTCGGTCATCGCCGAGCGGACCGGGATCACGACCGTCGCCGATTTCAGGCCGCGCGACATGGCGGCCGGAGGAGAAGGGGCGCCGCTCACCCCGTACCTTCACGCGCTTCTTTTTTCTCATACAAAGCGCTCCCGGGCGATCGTCAACATCGGCGGGATCAGCAATGTGACCTATCTCAAGGCGGGGGCGTCGCTCGATCAGACGCTCGCCTTCGACATGGGGCCGGGCAACATGCTGATCGACGGGCTGGTTCGGACCTTGACCGGCGGGCGGAAGGAGATCGACAAAGGGGGGACGATGGCGCGGCGGGGAAAAGTCGATACCGCGCTGTTGTCCGAGTTGATGCGCCATCCGTTTATCCGAAGGAAGCCGCAGAAGAGCACCGGCCGGGAGATGTTTGGGCAAGAGATGGTCGGATTCATTCTCCAGGCAAGCCGGCGGCAGCGCATTCCTGCGGAGGATTTGATCGCGACCGCAACCGCCTTCACCGCGGCGGCGATCTCGGAGAACATTCAACGCTTTCTTCTCAGCCAGGGAGGGCTCGATGAGGTGATCGTCGGCGGGGGCGGGGTCCGCAATCCTGTTTTGATGGGCCGCTTGGCCGAAGCGCTCGATCCAATCCCGGTGGAACCGTTCGAGGCGGTCAATCAGGAGAGCCGGGCGATCGAGGCGATGACCTTCGCATTGCTCGCCTATCAGACATTACATTTACAGCCGACCAATATTCCTTCCGTCACCGGGGCCCGGCATCCGGTGCTCCTGGGGAAAATCATCCCCGGGGCCCTCTCCAAATCGAGATAA